The proteins below are encoded in one region of Drosophila santomea strain STO CAGO 1482 chromosome 3R, Prin_Dsan_1.1, whole genome shotgun sequence:
- the LOC120453643 gene encoding m7GpppX diphosphatase, with translation MSEPVESTEVKSPPYDLSKFRLKRILTNNSVRKSISLLGTFPDLGTDDAIVVFEKNAYRESDVATTSSEESAKKPSYFTSDLKVDTEFINNIYGSFQVVPTRDLCSVKSTVIYPATEKHIEKYSVSQKYLIRETPDLYQRKTLPYITSSQFSLEWVYNILEHKQEKERIVYENDDPNTGFILLPDLKWDGRNVETLYLLAIVHKRDIKSLRDLNGSHLDLLRNVRQSSKDAIFKLYGINPNQLRMYIHYQPSFYHLHVHINPVRNDAPGIWCEKSHMLDTVINNLELMPDYYQRATLPFVLYEGNKLLDLYEQELPIRALTVASGDKEHPDTDSLGAAPPEGFSDEEPEERQCKRIKLATPEPKESESAVQACA, from the exons atgtCGGAACCAGTTGAAAGCACAGAGGTAAAGTCGCCACCATACGACTTGTCCAAGTTCCGGCTGAAGCGCATTCTAACCAACAACAGTGTTAGGAAAAGTATATCCCTTCTTGGGACTTTTCCGGATCTAGGAACCGATGATGCCATTGTTGTTTTCGAGAAAAATG CTTACCGGGAAAGCGATGTGGCCACAACGTCATCGGAGGAGTCTGCCAAGAAGCCTAGTTATTTTACCTCAGACCTGAAAGTTGACACTGAGTTTATTAACAATATTTACGGCAGTTTTCAGGTTGTGCCCACCCGGGATTTGTGCA GTGTGAAAAGCACGGTCATTTATCCCGCCACCGAGAAGCACATCGAGAAGTACTCAGTTTCCCAAAAATATCTCATTCGGGAGACTCCTGATCTCTACCAAAGAAAAACCCTTCCATATATCACCTCAAGTCAGTTCTCCCTAGAGTGGGTCTACAACATACTCGAGCACAAACAGGAGAAGGAACGTATCGTGTACGAGAACGACGATCCAAATACCGGTTTTATCCTCCTGCCCGATCTCAAATGGGACGGACGTAATGTGGAAACCCTTTATCTGCTGGCCATCGTTCACAAGCGTGATATCAAATCTCTGCGGGACTTAAATGGGAGCCATCTTGATCTTTTGCGTAACGTGCGCCAGTCGTCAAAGGACGCAATTTTCAAGCTATACGGCATTAATCCTAATCAGCTGCGTATGTACATTCATTACCAGCCGTCCTTCTATCACCTGCATGTGCACATCAATCCAGTGCGGAACGATGCGCCGGGCATATGGTGCGAGAAGTCCCACATGCTGGACACGGTGATCAACAACTTAGAGCTGATGCCGGACTACTATCAGCGAGCCACTTTGCCGTTTGTCCTGTACGAAGGCAACAAGCTGTTGGATCTCTATGAGCAGGAGCTACCCATTAGAGCGCTGACAGTTGCGAGTGGCGATAAGGAGCACCCTGACACAGACTCTTTGGGCGCCGCTCCACCGGAAGGCTTTAGCGATGAAGAGCCGGAGGAGAGGCAGTGTAAGCGCATCAAGTTGGCCACGCCGGAGCCCAAGGAGTCCGAGTCAGCTGTTCAGGCCTGTGCCTAA
- the LOC120450844 gene encoding symplekin: MDSIIGRSQFVSETANLFTDEKTATARAKVVDWCNELVSASPSTKCELLVKVQETVLGSCAELAEEFLESVLSLAHDPNMEVRKQVVAFVEQVCKVKVELLPHVINIVSMLLRDNSAQVIKRVIQACGSIYKNGLQYLCSLMEPGDSAEQAWNILSLIKAQILDMIDNENDGIRTNAIKFLEGVVVLQSFADEDSLKRDGDFSLGDVPDHCKLFRRQKLQEEGNNIFDILLQFHGTTHISSVNLIACTSSLCTVAKMRPVFMGSVVDAFKQLNANLPPTLTDSQVSSVRKSLKMQLQTLLKNRGAFEFSGTIRGMLVDLGSSTNEIQKLIPKMDKQEMARRQKRILENAAQSLSKRARLVSEQQEQQQREMELDTEELERQKQKSTRVNEKFLAEHFRNPETVVGLVLEFLPSLPTEAPQKFLQEYTPIREMSIQQQVTNISRMFGEQLSEKRLGPGAATFSRDPPMRVKKVQASESTLTSMVVDEDAVQKLSEEELQRKEEATKKLRETMERARGEQTVIEKMKERAKTLKLQEITKPLPRNLKEKFLTEAVRRILNSERQCIKGGVSARRRKLVTVIAATFPDNVRYGIMEFILEDVKQRIDLAFSWLFEEYSLLQGFTRHTYVKTENRPDHAYNELLNKLIFGIGERCDHKDKIILIRRVYLEAPILPEVSIGHLVQLSLDDEFSQHGLELIKDLAVLRPPRKNRFVRALLNFSVHERVDLRDRAQAHLVSLYHVHKILPSRIDEFALEWLKFLIQESPPAAVFSQDFGRPTEESAWREDTGKVCFGLAFTLLPYKPEVYLEQICQVFVATSAELKRTILRSLDNPIKKMGVESAPLLQLIEDCPKGMETLVIRIIYILTERVPSPKEELVRRVRDLYQNKVKDVRVMIPVLSGLTRSELIAVLPKLIKLNPAVVKEVFNRLLGIGAEFAHQTMALSPTDILVALHTIDPSVCDLKAIVKATSLCLAERDLYTQEVLMAVLQQLVEVIPLPTLMMRTTIQSLTLYPRLANFVMNLLQRLIMKQVWRQKVIWEGFLKTVQRLKPQSMPILLHLPPPQLVDALQQCPDLRPALSEYAESMQDEPMNGSGITQQVLDIISGKSVDVFVTDESGGYISAEHIKKEAPDPSEIGVISTVPVLTSLVPLPVPPPIGSDLNQPLPPGED, translated from the exons ATGGACAGCATTATTGGGCGCAGTCAGTTTGTCTCAGAGACGGCCAATTTGTTCACGGACGAAAAGACTGCCACGGCGAGGGCAAAG GTGGTCGATTGGTGCAATGAACTGGTCAGCGCATCGCCTTCGACAAAATGTGAACTGCTGGTTAAGGTGCAGGAGACTGTGCTTGGTTCCTGCGCTGAGCTGGCCGAGGAATTTCTGGAGTCCGTGCTATCTTTGGCCCACGACCCAAACATGGAGGTTCGCAAGCAGGTAGTCGCTTTCGTAGAGCAAGTTTG CAAAGTGAAAGTGGAGCTACTGCCACATGTGATTAACATCGTGTCTATGCTGCTTAGGGATAACTCGGCTCAGGTAATCAAGAGAGTGATCCAGGCCTGCGGCAGCATCTACAAGAACGGATTGCAATACTTGTGCAGCCTTATGGAGCCCGGCGACAGTGCGGAGCAGGCATGGAACATCCTTAGCTTGATCAAGGCGCAAATATTGGACATGATCGACAATGAAAACGACGGCATACGTACAAATGCCATCAAGTTTCTGGAGGGCGTCGTTGTCCTGCAGAGCTTTGCTGACGAGGACAGTCTGAAACGAGATGGAGACTTCTCGCTGGGCGATGTCCCCGATCACTGCAAACTATTTCGCCGTCAAAAGTTGCAGGAGGAGGGAAACAATATATTTGATATCCTGCTTCAGTTCCACGGAACAACGCATATTTCCTCAGTGAACTTGATTGCCTGCACAAGCAGTCTATGTACGGTTGCTAAAATGCGGCCTGTCTTCATGGGCTCCGTGGTGGATGCCTTTAAGCAGCTGAATGCCAACCTGCCGCCCACCCTCACGGACTCGCAAGTAAGCTCCGTGCGCAAGAGTCTTAAGATGCAACTGCAGACATTGCTGAAAAACCGCGGTGCCTTTGAGTTTTCAGGCACCATCCGAGGTATGTTAGTTGACCTGGGCTCTTCCACAAATGAAATCCAGAAGCTTATTCCCAAGATGGACAAACAGGAGATGGCTCGCAGACAAAAACGCATCCTTGAAAATGCCGCGCAAAGTCTTTCAAAGCGAGCGCGCTTGGTTAGCGAGCAGcaagaacagcagcagcgggaaATGGAACTAGACACTGAAGAATTGGAACGACAGAAACAAAAGTCCACTCGCGTTAATGAAAAGTTTCTGGCAGAGCATTTCCGTAATCCGGAAACTGTTGTGGGGCTTGTATTGGAGTTCTTGCCAAGTCTGCCCACTGAGGCGCCACAAAAGTTTCTTCAGGAATATACACCCATTCGCGAAATGTCTATTCAGCAGCAGGTAACTAACATCTCCAGAATGTTTGGCGAACAATTATCTGAAAAGCGTCTGGGACCAGGTGCCGCAACATTCAGTCGAGACCCGCCGATGAGAGTTAAGAAAGTGCAAGCTAGTGAATCCACACTCACTTCAATGGTAGTGGACGAGGATGCTGTTCAAAAACTAAGTGAAGAAGAGCTCCAACGTAAGGAGGAAGCAACCAAGAAGCTGCGCGAGACCATGGAGCGCGCTAGGGGTGAGCAGACAGTGATTGAAAAGATGAAGGAACGAGCCAAAACACTGAAGCTGCAGGAGATCACCAAGCCTTTGCCACGCAACCTAAAAGAGAAGTTCCTTACAGAGGCAGTGCGTCGCATCCTCAACTCGGAGCGGCAGTGTATTAAGGGAGGCGTGTCAGCCAGGCGTCGCAAATTGGTCACCGTGATTGCGGCCACCTTTCCCGATAACGTGCGTTACGGCATCATGGAGTTCATCCTGGAGGATGTTAAACAGCGTATTGATTTGGCATTTTCCTGGCTCTTTGAGGAGTACTCTCTGCTGCAAGGATTTACAAGGCACACTTACGTCAAGACAGAGAACAGACCCGATCACGCCTACAACGAGTTGCTGAATAAGCTCATCTTTGGCATTGGAGAGCGTTGCGATCACAAGGATAAGATTATTCTGATTCGTCGTGTTTATCTAGAGGCACCAATTCTTCCAGAAGTTTCAATCGGACATCTAGTTCAACTTAGTCTGGACGACGAGTTTTCCCAGCACGGCttggagctgatcaaggacCTTGCAGTCCTCAGGCCGCCGCGAAAGAACCGCTTCGTCAGAGCTCTGCTTAATTTTTCTGTACACGAGCGAGTGGATCTGCGGGATCGGGCACAGGCCCACCTTGTCAGTTTGTACCATGTGCACAAAATACTTCCGTCTCGGATAGACGAATTCGCTCTGGAGTGGCTTAAATTTTTAATACAGGAGTCTCCACCGGCAGCTGTTTTCTCGCAAGATTTTGGTCGACCAACGGAGGAGTCCGCCTGGCGGGAAGACACTGGCAAGGTGTGCTTTGGTTTGGCCTTTACACTGCTGCCCTATAAACCGGAAG TTTACTTGGAGCAGATTTGTCAAGTGTTTGTGGCCACCTCTGCCGAACTGAAACGCACGATCTTGCGCAGTCTAGATAATCCCATTAAGAAGATGGGTGTGGAGAGTGCGCCGCTGCTTCAGCTGATCGAGGATTGTCCTAAGGGCATGGAGACCTTAGTGATTCGTATAATTTATATACTGACGGAGCGAGTGCCATCCCCGAAGGAAGAATTGGTACGGCGGGTTCGGGATCTTTACCAAAACAAAGTCAAGGATGTGCGCGTGATGATACCCGTACTAAGTGGCTTGACTCGCTCCGAGCTAATAGCTGTTCTGCCGAAGCTGATTAAACTTAATCCCGCTGTGGTCAAGGAGGTCTTCAATCGTTTGCTTGGTATCGGTGCCGAATTCGCGCATCAGACGATGGCCTTGTCCCCCACTGATATTCTCGTAGCTTTGCACACCATCGACCCAAGTGTCTGCGACCTAAAAGCCATCGTCAAGGCCACATCCCTTTGTTTGGCTGAAAGAGATTTGTACACACAGGAAGTACTTATGGCTGTGCTACAACAGCTTGTAGAGGTTATTCCGCTGCCCACACTGATGATGCGCACAACAATTCAGAGTCTAACTCTGTACCCGCGTCTGGCCAACTTTGTAATGAACTTGCTGCAGCGTCTGATCATGAAGCAGGTCTGGCGACAGAAGGTTATCTGGGAGGGCTTTCTAAAGACCGTGCAGCGCCTGAAACCGCAGTCAATGCCAATCCTGCTGCACCTTCCTCCTCCCCAGTTGGTGGACGCACTGCAGCAGTGCCCCGATTTAAGACCAGCATTGTCGGAATACGCGGAGAGCATGCAGGACGAACCGATGAATGGTAGTGGCATTACCCAGCAGGTGCTGGACATCATCTCCGGGAAGTCAGTGGATGTGTTCGTGACG GACGAAAGCGGCGGTTACATAAGCGCCGaacatattaaaaaagaaGCACCGGATCCATCAGAAATTGGTGTAATTTCAACAGTGCCCGTACTGACGTCTCTAGTGCCACTGCCTGTGCCCCCGCCTATCGGCAGCGATCTTAACCAGCCCTTGCCGCCTGGCGAGGACTAG
- the LOC120452963 gene encoding CCA tRNA nucleotidyltransferase 1, mitochondrial isoform X3 has product MNGPSLLVKFTTRAILSFNARHQNRWIKTMTSSMVCSRGASPELIAQLGKPPRMRTNPAFRKIATPEFQSIFTPELNELVALFKKYDYELRIAGGAVRDILMGIAPKDIDLATTATPEQMKQMFEKEEVRMINANGEKHGTITPRINDKENFEVTTLRIDIRTDGRHAEVMYTTDWQLDANRRDLTINSMFLGFDGTVYDYFYAYDDLQERRVVFVGEADIRITEDFLRILRYFRFYGRIASEESNHDKATLEAIKENAKGLTRISGERIWSELQKIVVGNFGPALFLQMHRCELFEYIGLPKEPYLNEFDRLCKALDQFEKPHHPILYLTGMLHSVENAMEMHKRLKLSAYERDLARFITQEREKFPLLG; this is encoded by the coding sequence ATGAATGGCCCAAGCCTCCTCGTAAAGTTCACCACACGTGCCATCCTTTCATTCAACGCCCGCCACCAGAATCGCTGGATAAAGACGATGACCAGTAGTATGGTTTGTTCACGGGGCGCCTCTCCAGAATTGATCGCCCAGCTGGGGAAACCACCCAGAATGCGCACAAACCCGGCATTCCGGAAGATCGCAACTCCTGAGTTCCAGAGCATATTTACCCCCGAGCTAAATGAGCTTGTGGCGCTCTTTAAGAAGTACGACTACGAGCTGCGGATCGCCGGCGGAGCTGTGCGCGACATCCTGATGGGCATTGCGCCGAAGGACATCGACTTGGCCACAACCGCCACTCCTGAGCAGATGAAGCAGATGTTTGAGAAGGAGGAGGTGCGAATGATCAACGCGAACGGTGAAAAGCACGGTACCATCACTCCTCGAATCAATGACAAGGAAAATTTCGAGGTGACCACATTACGCATCGACATCCGTACCGATGGTCGCCATGCGGAGGTGATGTACACGACCGACTGGCAACTGGATGCAAACCGTCGCGATTTGACAATCAACTCTATGTTCTTGGGCTTTGATGGCACTGTTTACGATTACTTTTATGCCTACGATGATCTCCAGGAGCGGCGCGTGGTCTTTGTGGGCGAAGCAGATATTCGCATTACGGAGGACTTTCTGCGCATCCTGCGGTATTTCCGATTCTACGGACGCATCGCGAGTGAGGAAAGTAACCACGATAAGGCCACCCTGGAAGCAATAAAGGAAAATGCGAAAGGACTTACAAGAATAAGTGGCGAGCGGATCTGGTCTGAGCTCCAAAAGATTGTGGTGGGCAATTTCGGACCTGCATTGTTTCTGCAGATGCACCGTTGTGAGCTATTCGAGTACATTGGGCTGCCTAAGGAGCCCTACCTGAATGAGTTCGATCGTCTTTGCAAAGCCCTAGATCAATTTGAAAAGCCACATCACCCGATATTGTACTTGACGGGGATGCTGCACTCCGTGGAAAACGCTATGGAAATGCACAAACGCCTAAAGCTATCCGCCTACGAACGGGACCTGGCTAGGTTTATTACACAGGAGC
- the LOC120450845 gene encoding nuclear receptor-binding protein homolog, translating to MSNSQANASISGSTVADEPIQHHPSLAAVPVSATCPAATPPSQSTQQPPHIVGASTADAGSSVAVGVGVVAGSEGVNLDSSPRESGDDSEDESEILEESPCGRWLKRREEVDQRDVPGIDCVHLAMDTEEGVEVVWNEVQYASLQELKSQEEKMRQVFDNLLQLDHQNIVKFHRYWTDTQQAERPRVVFITEYMSSGSLKQFLKRTKRNAKRLPLESWRRWCTQILSALSYLHSCSPPIIHGNLTCDSIFIQHNGLVKIGSVVPDAVHYSVRRGRERERERERGAHYFQAPEYGAADQLTAALDIYAFGMCALEMAALEIQPSNSESTAINEETIQRTIFSLENDLQRDLIRKCLNPQPQDRPSANDLLFHPLLFEVHSLKLLTAHCLVFSPANRTMFSETAFDGLMQRYYQPDVVMAQLRLAGGQERQYRLADVSGADKLEKFVEDVKYGVYPLITYSGKKPPNFRSRAASPERADSVKSATPEPVDTESRRIVNMMCSVKIKEDSNDITMTILLRMDDKMNRQLTCQVNENDTAADLTSELVRLGFVHLDDQDKIQVLLEETLKAGVMSDGAGAESSGAGVTTTATMAALEQLERNWSISSEADKQGTAVMYVPQEQQQHANVDVDVEQSGTTSN from the exons ATGTCAAATAGCCAAGCGAATGCCAGCATCAGCGGTAGTACGGTAGCGGATGAACCGATCCAGCACCACCCCTCCTTGGCGGCCGTCCCCGTGAGTGCAACCTGCCCAGCCGCGACGCCGCCTTCGCAGTCGACGCAGCAGCCCCCGCACATAGTTGGTGCCTCAACAGCTGATGCGGGCAGCAGCGTTGCAGTCGGCGTCGGCGTCGTCGCTGGCAGCGAGGGCGTCAATCTGGACTCGTCGCCGCGCGAGTCCGGGGACGATTCGGAGGATGAGAGCGAGATTTTAGAGGAGTCGCCATGCGGACGATGGCTGAAGCGACGCGAGGAGGTGGATCAGCGCGACGTGCCTGGGATTGATTGCGTCCATCTGGCCATGGACACCGAGGAGGGCGTAGAGGTCGTGTGGAACGAGGTGCAATATGCCAGCCTGCAGGAGCTGAAGTCGCAGGAGGAGAAGATGCGGCAGGTGTTCGACAATCTGCTGCAGCTGGACCACCAAAACATTGTCAAGTTCCACCGCTACTGGACGGACACGCAGCAGGCCGAGCGGCCCAGGGTGGTCTTTATCACCGAGTACATGTCGAGCGGATCGCTGAAACAGTTCCTCAAGCGCACCAAGCGCAACGCCAAGCGGCTACCGCTGGAGTCGTGGCGCCGGTGGTGCACTCAGATCTTGTCCGCACTCAGCTATTTGCATTCCTGCTCGCCGCCCATCATCCACGGCAATTTAACCTGTGATAGCATCTTCATCCAGCACAACGGCCTGGTCAAGATCGGCTCGGTGGTCCCGGACGCGGTCCACTACAGCGTCCGGCGCGGCCGAGAGCGGGAGCGTGAACGCGAGCGAGGCGCCCACTACTTCCAGGCGCCAGAGTACGGTGCCGCCGACCAGTTGACCGCCGCCCTCGACATCTACGCCTTCGGGATGTGTGCCTTGGAGATGGCCGCCCTGGAGATCCAGCCCAGCAATAGCGAGTCAACTGCCATCAATGAGGAGACCATCCAGCGCACAATCTTTAGCCTGGAAAATGATCTGCAGCGCGACTTGATACGAAAGTGTCTCAATCCACAGCCGCAGGACCGACCCAGCGCCAATGATCTGCTCTTTCACCCACTGCTTTTCGAG GTGCACTCCCTCAAATTGCTGACTGCCCATTGCCTGGTCTTCTCGCCCGCCAACCGCACTATGTTCTCGGAAACCGCCTTCGATGGCCTCATGCAGCGATACTATCAGCCGGACGTGGTTATGGCCCAGCTGCGGCTGGCCGGCGGCCAGGAGCGGCAGTACCGACTCGCAGACGTTTCGGGCGCCGATAAGCTGGAGAAGTTTGTTGAGGATGTTAAGTATGGTGTGTATCCGCTGATTACGTACAGCGGCAAAAAGCCGCCCAATTTCCGTTCCCGGGCCGCCTCTCCGGAGCGGGCTGACTCCGTAAAATCGGCCACGCCGGAGCCAGTGGATACGGAGTCGCGGCGCATCGTTAACATGATGTGCAGCGTTAAAATCAAAGAGGATAGCAATGACATAACCATGACAATACTACTGCGCATGGACGACAAAATGAACCGCCAACTAACATGCCAGGTGAACGAGAACGATACGGCAGCGGATCTCACCAGCGAACTGGTGCGCCTCGGCTTCGTCCACCTCGATGACCAGGACAAGATCCAGGTGCTGCTGGAGGAAACGCTCAAAGCAGGCGTTATGAGCGACGGTGCCGGGGCAGAGAGCTCCGGTGCGGGTGTGACGACCACGGCGACCATGGCGGCTTTGGAGCAGCTGGAGCGCAACTGGTCGATATCCTCTGAGGCAGACAAGCAGGGCACTGCCGTCATGTATGTAccgcaggagcagcagcagcacgctAACGTGGACGTCGACGTAGAACAGTCGGGCACTACAAGCAATTGA
- the LOC120450847 gene encoding glyoxylate reductase/hydroxypyruvate reductase, protein MTARLPFGQVRNLLLQGHVIRRMSSQPKVYVTRPDVDDSGLELLRKSCQVNIWHETSPVPRSELIREVAGKDAIYCALTDTVNKEVLDAAGPQLKCVATISVGYDHIDVEECKKRGIRVGFTPDVLTDATAELTLALLLATNRRLFEANKQVYNGGWKSWAPMWMCGQGLKGSRVGLLGFGRIGQEIAARIVPFKPSEITYTTRSPRPEEAAAVDARHVDFDEMLRKSDFIVVCCALTPETKEIFNAAAFQKMKSNCILINTARGGVVDQKALYEALKSNRILAAGLDVTTPEPLPLDDPLLKLDNVVILPHIGSADIETRKEMSRITARNILAALAGEKMEAEVKL, encoded by the exons ATGACAGCGCGGTTGCCGTTCGGCCAAGTCAGAAACTTATTGCTGCAGGGACACGTTATTCGAAGGATGAGCTCCCAACCCAAGGTGTACGTAACTAGACCGGATGTGGATGACAGCGGTCTGGAGTTGCTTCGCAAGag TTGCCAAGTGAACATTTGGCATGAGACCTCTCCGGTGCCCCGCTCTGAGCTGATCCGCGAAGTGGCTGGAAAAGATGCCATTTACTGCGCTCTAACCGACACAGTTAACAAGGAAGTCCTGGATGCTGCCGGTCCGCAGTTGAAGTGCGTGGCCACTATTTCGGTGGGTTACGATCACATCGACGTGGAGGAGTGCAAAAAACGTGGCATTCGGGTGGGCTTCACACCGGACGTCCTAACGGATGCCACGGCAGAACTAACGCTCGCTCTGCTTTTGGCTACCAACCGCCGACTATTTGAGGCCAACAAGCAGGTTTACAACGGCGGCTGGAAGTCGTGGGCCCCTATGTGGATGTGCGGCCAGGGACTGAAGGGCTCCCGGGTCGGCCTGCTGGGCTTCGGCCGCATTGGTCAAGAGATAGCGGCACGCATTGTGCCATTTAAGCCGTCGGAGATAACATACACAACACGATCGCCACGCCCCGAGGAGGCAGCTGCTGTCGATGCCCGGCATGTGGACTTTGACGAGATGCTTCGCAAGTCAGACTTTATTGTAGTCTGTTGCGCCCTAACCCCGGAGACTAAAGAAATCTTCAATGCCGCGGCATTTCAAAAGATGAAGTCCAACTGCATTCTTATCAACACGGCACGAGGTGGAGTTGTAGACCAGAAGGCCCTGTACGAGGCACTGAAATCCAACCGAATTCTGGCTGCTGGTCTGGATGTTACGACGCCGGAGCCATTGCCACTCGACGATCCTCTTCTGAAGTTGGATAATGTTGTTATTCTACCCCATATTGGCAGTGCTGACATCGAAACGCGAAAGGAAATGTCCCGGATTACAGCCAGAAATATTCTTGCTGCCTTAGCTGGCGAAAAAATGGAAGCTGAAGTAAAACTATAA